In Haloarcula salinisoli, one genomic interval encodes:
- a CDS encoding ABC transporter permease, producing the protein MGASDRLDRIRERASVADRDADEPTVLALVVTAISLLLLSPIAWVLIEASEMPTDRLVELVVSDTTTTVTLNTLVLVAAVTAMSVCIGVPLALLTVQTDLPFKRFWTVTAALPLVVPSYIGAFAFVSAFGPRGELADLLAPLGIESLPTIYGLPGAVLVLTLFTYPYVFLTTRASLISFDGTAVEAARTLNASRWDAFKRVTLPQILPGIAAGALLVALYTLSDFGTPAIMRYDVFTRMIFVEEQARNLDAAAVLSLLLLVMAMAILAVESRIGASRDGAYVSSGDRRAGEIKLGYWKLPAMGFCALIATLCLALPIGILGLWLVRSTAAAPAGFVFEAQHVTNSVTLAAGAAALCVVVALPIAYLSARGDGRLSSLPERVSYVGYAVPGVVIGLSLIYLALRFVPFLYQSLFVLVFAYVVRFLPQAVGTTESSVLQVDPSYIEAARSLGYGPITSFRKVVLPLVAPGIAAGAALVFLTTMKELPATLMLRPIGFETIVTYIWLVRGAAYQGQAAVPALILVGVSGLSMLIILRQEA; encoded by the coding sequence ATGGGTGCGAGCGACCGTCTGGACCGGATTCGCGAGCGAGCGAGCGTCGCCGACCGCGACGCCGACGAGCCGACGGTCCTTGCACTCGTCGTCACCGCCATCTCCTTGCTCTTGCTCTCGCCAATCGCCTGGGTCCTCATCGAGGCCAGCGAGATGCCGACCGACCGGCTGGTCGAACTCGTCGTCAGCGATACGACGACGACGGTCACTCTCAACACGCTCGTGCTGGTTGCCGCCGTCACCGCCATGTCGGTGTGTATCGGCGTCCCGCTGGCGCTGCTGACGGTCCAGACCGACCTCCCGTTCAAACGGTTCTGGACTGTCACCGCGGCGCTCCCGCTGGTGGTGCCCAGTTACATCGGCGCCTTTGCGTTCGTCTCGGCCTTTGGCCCCCGTGGGGAACTGGCGGACCTGCTCGCGCCGCTGGGAATCGAGTCGCTACCGACCATCTACGGGCTCCCAGGGGCAGTCCTCGTGTTGACGCTGTTTACGTACCCCTACGTCTTCCTGACGACGCGAGCGTCGCTCATATCCTTCGACGGGACGGCCGTCGAAGCCGCCCGGACGCTGAACGCCAGCCGCTGGGACGCGTTCAAACGCGTCACGCTCCCCCAGATTCTACCGGGCATCGCCGCCGGCGCCCTCCTGGTGGCGCTGTACACGCTCTCGGACTTCGGGACGCCCGCGATTATGCGCTACGACGTGTTCACGCGCATGATATTCGTCGAGGAGCAGGCCAGAAACTTAGACGCCGCCGCCGTCCTCTCCCTACTCCTGCTCGTCATGGCGATGGCCATCCTCGCCGTCGAGTCACGCATCGGTGCCAGCCGCGACGGCGCGTACGTCTCCAGCGGGGACCGCCGCGCCGGCGAAATCAAACTGGGCTACTGGAAACTACCGGCGATGGGGTTCTGTGCCCTCATCGCCACGCTCTGTCTGGCGCTGCCCATCGGCATCCTCGGGCTCTGGCTGGTCCGGTCGACGGCAGCGGCGCCCGCGGGGTTCGTCTTCGAGGCCCAGCACGTCACGAACTCGGTCACGCTCGCGGCCGGCGCGGCCGCGCTCTGTGTCGTCGTCGCGCTCCCCATCGCCTATCTCTCGGCCCGGGGCGACGGGCGGCTCTCCTCGCTGCCCGAGCGGGTGTCCTACGTCGGCTATGCCGTCCCCGGCGTCGTCATCGGGCTCTCGCTCATCTACCTCGCGCTGCGTTTCGTCCCGTTCCTCTACCAGAGCCTGTTCGTCCTCGTGTTCGCGTACGTCGTCCGTTTTCTCCCCCAGGCCGTCGGTACAACGGAGTCCTCGGTGTTACAGGTCGACCCCAGCTACATCGAGGCGGCCCGCTCGCTGGGCTACGGGCCGATAACGTCGTTCCGAAAGGTCGTCCTGCCGCTGGTCGCGCCCGGTATCGCCGCCGGCGCGGCGCTCGTCTTCCTGACGACGATGAAAGAGCTGCCGGCGACGCTAATGTTACGGCCTATCGGCTTCGAGACCATCGTAACGTACATCTGGCTGGTCCGCGGAGCAGCATATCAAGGACAGGCGGCCGTCCCGGCGCTGATTCTCGTCGGCGTCTCGGGACTCTCGATGCTCATCATCCTCAGACAGGAGGCCTAA